In a single window of the Rhineura floridana isolate rRhiFlo1 chromosome 3, rRhiFlo1.hap2, whole genome shotgun sequence genome:
- the ZNF750 gene encoding zinc finger protein 750 isoform X2, producing MSLLKERKPKKPHYIPRPPGKPFKYKCFQCPFTCNEKSHLFNHMKYGLCKNSITLVSEQDRVIKCSKSNSLEPKQINQAEPAAKPTSSKPLSNLDSKPQYIFAKDDAKENMEVQNQATGKVVNGQTPSIQKETLVGHEEENTANTQTGLEGIVRPSAFVPVGERRHSKDSNDMSQLTSLSDSNKGSSFHTKSAFHAPNNPWKTGSTLISPDFTHKIPSAKGFTSIPSYMQPIIPEYSPSLYEHGLAIYAPYFLPGNSECESSVLSVYSSQDQRHFLPHPGPLPKPINPATYEHYRLFQQYHPNPPVPYGFCRPTESAFYRLPHITSLNRDSSSHLMEDTTLLYPASSSPARLHSLNSHKKTADSEKESSMLHAKNHSKEDQNERENAKMSPRAGSAATGSPGRPSPTNFTQTSHGCEGLFDLSSRSSSININKYDQSEESCTAFRPVRKSTDQSTLPLTKEDRGNSPRSDVTSENETIPHASDGNEEPLSNSDDDTGIVPLNLSKKPDANIVHEHMYKNALQVENQNFMELQEMPLNLSVKDNCSIKLSFQRPSYEAEDSEPQKTENEHLGTEACNLKDHTGRGSSDKALTMMQMKEAQELRTIDNCDEQKQTAAVALCQLAAYSPSKVQLESAQKSNQDSNSQYTESAPEQSDTQDNHASQKGKGQKRTNQREVAKLQQGTKRVRTNDCSRVFTLRKRTRVS from the exons ATGAGCCTCCTCAAAGAACGTAAGCCAAAAAAACCTCATTATATCCCAAGGCCTCCAGGAAAACCATTCAAGTACAAGTGCTTTCAATGCCCCTTTACCTGCAATGAGAAATCACATCTTTTCAACCACATGAAGTATGGGCTCTGCAAAAACTCAATTACTTTAGtatctgagcaggatcgtgttaTCAAGTGTTCAAAGTCAAATTCCTTGGAGCCTAAACAGATCAATCAGGCAGAACCTGCAGCCAAACCAACTTCCTCTAAACCCCTCTCAAATCTCGACTCTAAACCTCAGTATATTTTTGCCAAAGACGATGCCAAGGAAAACATGGAGGTTCAAAACCAAGCAACAGGTAAAGTGGTAAATGGGCAAACACCATCAATTCAGAAGGAAACTCTTGTGGGTCATGAAGAAGAAAATACAGCCAACACACAGACAGGTCTTGAAGGCATTGTAAGACCTTCTGCTTTTGTTCCTGTAGGAGAGCGTCGTCACAGTAAAGACAGCAATGATATGTCTCAGTTGACATCTCTTTCAGATTCAAACAAAGGCTCTTCTTTCCATACCAAGTCAGCATTTCATGCTCCAAACAACCCATGGAAAACCGGTTCCACGCTTATTTCACCAGATTTTACTCATAAAATTCCATCTGCAAAAGGCTTTACTTCCATTCCATCTTATATGCAGCCTATAATTCCTGAATATTCACCTTCATTATATGAGCATGGACTGGCTATCTATGCACCTTACTTCCTTCCAGGAAACTCTGAGTGTGAAAGTTCAGTGCTCTCTGTCTACAGCTCTCAAGATCAGAGACATTTTCTTCCTCACCCTGGACCACTTCCTAAACCAATAAATCCAGCAACTTATGAACACTACCGTTTATTCCAGCAGTATCACCCTAATCCTCCAGTACCATATGGATTCTGTAGACCAACAGAATCAGCATTTTACAGGCTACCACACATTACAAGTCTTAACAGGGACTCCAGTTCTCATTTAATGGAAGACACAACCCTGCTGTATCCAGCTTCCTCAAGTCCTGCCAGGTTACATTCATTGAATTCTCATAAAAAAACAGCTGATTCTGAAAAAGAAAGCTCTATGCTGCATGCCAAAAATCATTCCAAAGAGGaccaaaatgagagagagaatgccAAAATGAGCCCTCGTGCTGGAAGTGCAGCAACAGGGTCCCCAGGCAGACCCAGCCCAACAAACTTCACTCAGACAAGCCATGGTTGTGAAGGTCTATTTGACCTTTCTAGCAGGTCATCATCTATTAATATTAACAAATATGATCAATCTGAAGAAAGTTGTACAGCATTCAGACCTGTGAGGAAAAGTACAGACCAATCTACTCTTCCCCTGACAAAGGAAGACAGAGGAAACTCACCCAGGAg TGATGTCACTAGTGAAAATGAAACTATACCGCATGCAAGCGACGGTAATGAGGAGCCTCTATCCAATTCCGACGACGACACAGGGATAGTGCCACTTAATCTTTCCAAGAAGCCAGATGCAAACATTGTTCATGAACATATGTACAAAAACGCTCTTCAGGTAGAAAACCAGAACTTTATGGAGCTTCAGGAAATGCCTCTCAATCTCTCTGTAAAAGACAACTGTAGCATAAAATTATCCTTCCAGAGGCCATCATATGAAGCTGAAGATAGTGAACctcaaaaaactgaaaatgaaCATTTAGGAACAGAGGCATGCAACCTTAAGGATCATACGGGCAGGGGTTCTTCTGATAAGGCCCTTACCATGATGCAGATGAAAGAAGCTCAGGAACTCAGGACCATTGACAACTGCGATGAACAAAAACAAACTGCAGCTGTTGCTCTTTGTCAGTTAGCTGCCTATAGTCCTAGTAAAGTCCAACTAGAAAGTGCACAGAAAAGTA
- the ZNF750 gene encoding zinc finger protein 750 isoform X1 yields MSLLKERKPKKPHYIPRPPGKPFKYKCFQCPFTCNEKSHLFNHMKYGLCKNSITLVSEQDRVIKCSKSNSLEPKQINQAEPAAKPTSSKPLSNLDSKPQYIFAKDDAKENMEVQNQATGKVVNGQTPSIQKETLVGHEEENTANTQTGLEGIVRPSAFVPVGERRHSKDSNDMSQLTSLSDSNKGSSFHTKSAFHAPNNPWKTGSTLISPDFTHKIPSAKGFTSIPSYMQPIIPEYSPSLYEHGLAIYAPYFLPGNSECESSVLSVYSSQDQRHFLPHPGPLPKPINPATYEHYRLFQQYHPNPPVPYGFCRPTESAFYRLPHITSLNRDSSSHLMEDTTLLYPASSSPARLHSLNSHKKTADSEKESSMLHAKNHSKEDQNERENAKMSPRAGSAATGSPGRPSPTNFTQTSHGCEGLFDLSSRSSSININKYDQSEESCTAFRPVRKSTDQSTLPLTKEDRGNSPRSSDVTSENETIPHASDGNEEPLSNSDDDTGIVPLNLSKKPDANIVHEHMYKNALQVENQNFMELQEMPLNLSVKDNCSIKLSFQRPSYEAEDSEPQKTENEHLGTEACNLKDHTGRGSSDKALTMMQMKEAQELRTIDNCDEQKQTAAVALCQLAAYSPSKVQLESAQKSNQDSNSQYTESAPEQSDTQDNHASQKGKGQKRTNQREVAKLQQGTKRVRTNDCSRVFTLRKRTRVS; encoded by the exons ATGAGCCTCCTCAAAGAACGTAAGCCAAAAAAACCTCATTATATCCCAAGGCCTCCAGGAAAACCATTCAAGTACAAGTGCTTTCAATGCCCCTTTACCTGCAATGAGAAATCACATCTTTTCAACCACATGAAGTATGGGCTCTGCAAAAACTCAATTACTTTAGtatctgagcaggatcgtgttaTCAAGTGTTCAAAGTCAAATTCCTTGGAGCCTAAACAGATCAATCAGGCAGAACCTGCAGCCAAACCAACTTCCTCTAAACCCCTCTCAAATCTCGACTCTAAACCTCAGTATATTTTTGCCAAAGACGATGCCAAGGAAAACATGGAGGTTCAAAACCAAGCAACAGGTAAAGTGGTAAATGGGCAAACACCATCAATTCAGAAGGAAACTCTTGTGGGTCATGAAGAAGAAAATACAGCCAACACACAGACAGGTCTTGAAGGCATTGTAAGACCTTCTGCTTTTGTTCCTGTAGGAGAGCGTCGTCACAGTAAAGACAGCAATGATATGTCTCAGTTGACATCTCTTTCAGATTCAAACAAAGGCTCTTCTTTCCATACCAAGTCAGCATTTCATGCTCCAAACAACCCATGGAAAACCGGTTCCACGCTTATTTCACCAGATTTTACTCATAAAATTCCATCTGCAAAAGGCTTTACTTCCATTCCATCTTATATGCAGCCTATAATTCCTGAATATTCACCTTCATTATATGAGCATGGACTGGCTATCTATGCACCTTACTTCCTTCCAGGAAACTCTGAGTGTGAAAGTTCAGTGCTCTCTGTCTACAGCTCTCAAGATCAGAGACATTTTCTTCCTCACCCTGGACCACTTCCTAAACCAATAAATCCAGCAACTTATGAACACTACCGTTTATTCCAGCAGTATCACCCTAATCCTCCAGTACCATATGGATTCTGTAGACCAACAGAATCAGCATTTTACAGGCTACCACACATTACAAGTCTTAACAGGGACTCCAGTTCTCATTTAATGGAAGACACAACCCTGCTGTATCCAGCTTCCTCAAGTCCTGCCAGGTTACATTCATTGAATTCTCATAAAAAAACAGCTGATTCTGAAAAAGAAAGCTCTATGCTGCATGCCAAAAATCATTCCAAAGAGGaccaaaatgagagagagaatgccAAAATGAGCCCTCGTGCTGGAAGTGCAGCAACAGGGTCCCCAGGCAGACCCAGCCCAACAAACTTCACTCAGACAAGCCATGGTTGTGAAGGTCTATTTGACCTTTCTAGCAGGTCATCATCTATTAATATTAACAAATATGATCAATCTGAAGAAAGTTGTACAGCATTCAGACCTGTGAGGAAAAGTACAGACCAATCTACTCTTCCCCTGACAAAGGAAGACAGAGGAAACTCACCCAGGAg tAGTGATGTCACTAGTGAAAATGAAACTATACCGCATGCAAGCGACGGTAATGAGGAGCCTCTATCCAATTCCGACGACGACACAGGGATAGTGCCACTTAATCTTTCCAAGAAGCCAGATGCAAACATTGTTCATGAACATATGTACAAAAACGCTCTTCAGGTAGAAAACCAGAACTTTATGGAGCTTCAGGAAATGCCTCTCAATCTCTCTGTAAAAGACAACTGTAGCATAAAATTATCCTTCCAGAGGCCATCATATGAAGCTGAAGATAGTGAACctcaaaaaactgaaaatgaaCATTTAGGAACAGAGGCATGCAACCTTAAGGATCATACGGGCAGGGGTTCTTCTGATAAGGCCCTTACCATGATGCAGATGAAAGAAGCTCAGGAACTCAGGACCATTGACAACTGCGATGAACAAAAACAAACTGCAGCTGTTGCTCTTTGTCAGTTAGCTGCCTATAGTCCTAGTAAAGTCCAACTAGAAAGTGCACAGAAAAGTA